The Pantoea nemavictus genome includes a region encoding these proteins:
- a CDS encoding dihydrodipicolinate synthase family protein, translating to MSAKPLLSGVWCPSVTPFDNKNNLDIEALGRHFSRLSQSGIDTLLLMGSIGEFASLTQQERLLLIHEARQLSPLTMVANVSSTCIPDMLQLADAAWQNGFDAVMVLPPYYYGQTQKQLLNYFKTLDKQLGGKWFAYNFPARTGCDLTPALVAELAAELPNFIGIKDTMDCLSHNRAMIDETRRVRADFTVLSGYDEYLLPNLLAGGSGVISGLNNIVPELFARAMQAWRAGDVTQLAEIQQRIGKLMAIYTIGDDFVTTIKTAVARRFDSMSSYSRNYGGELTAEQCAEVDRLRS from the coding sequence ATGTCTGCAAAACCGCTATTGTCCGGCGTATGGTGTCCCTCAGTAACGCCTTTTGATAATAAGAATAATTTGGACATTGAAGCACTTGGACGCCATTTTTCACGCCTGAGTCAATCGGGCATTGATACCCTGCTGTTAATGGGCAGTATTGGTGAATTTGCATCGCTTACTCAACAGGAAAGACTACTGCTCATCCACGAGGCACGCCAACTTTCGCCACTGACTATGGTGGCAAATGTCTCCAGTACCTGCATTCCCGATATGCTGCAGCTGGCGGACGCCGCCTGGCAGAACGGCTTTGATGCGGTGATGGTGCTGCCTCCTTATTATTACGGGCAGACACAGAAGCAGCTGCTGAACTATTTCAAAACGCTGGATAAACAGCTAGGCGGCAAGTGGTTCGCCTATAATTTTCCGGCACGCACCGGTTGCGATTTAACGCCAGCGCTAGTAGCGGAACTGGCAGCCGAGTTGCCCAATTTTATTGGCATCAAAGACACCATGGATTGTTTGTCGCACAACCGCGCGATGATTGATGAAACAAGGAGAGTTCGCGCTGATTTTACCGTACTTTCTGGCTACGACGAATATCTGCTGCCCAATCTACTGGCTGGTGGTTCAGGTGTGATTTCTGGATTGAACAATATTGTGCCGGAGCTTTTTGCCCGAGCGATGCAGGCATGGCGTGCTGGGGATGTAACGCAGCTCGCCGAGATTCAACAGCGCATCGGAAAGCTGATGGCGATTTACACTATTGGCGATGATTTTGTTACCACCATTAAAACGGCTGTCGCCCGCCGATTTGATTCGATGAGCAGCTACTCGCGTAATTATGGTGGCGAGCTGACAGCGGAACAGTGCGCGGAAGTGGATCGTTTGCGGAGTTAA
- a CDS encoding zinc ribbon domain-containing protein YjdM: MSTLPACPVCQADYTWQDGDNLNCPSCGHIWTASGDDAVDGLVVRDANGNLLVDGDSVTVIKDLKVKGSSSTLKIGTKVKSIRLVEGDHNIDCKIEGFGPMKLKSEFVKKN; the protein is encoded by the coding sequence ATGAGTACCTTACCTGCCTGTCCTGTATGCCAGGCCGATTACACCTGGCAAGATGGCGATAATCTAAATTGCCCATCTTGTGGTCATATCTGGACGGCAAGTGGCGATGATGCAGTGGATGGTTTAGTTGTACGCGACGCCAACGGTAATTTATTGGTGGATGGCGATAGCGTCACTGTTATCAAAGATCTCAAGGTTAAAGGCAGTTCTTCCACGTTAAAAATCGGCACCAAGGTAAAAAGCATTCGTTTAGTCGAAGGGGATCACAATATTGATTGCAAGATCGAGGGTTTTGGTCCGATGAAACTCAAATCTGAATTTGTAAAAAAGAACTAG
- the mltB gene encoding lytic murein transglycosylase B, whose amino-acid sequence MRFKVALLPLITLLAACSSKPASHQQPAVVPAPKGGFLLEPSHAIQPMFGDFAGNPVAEQFIDQMVAKHGFNREQLHAVIGQAKRLDYVLRLMDQQAPSYTPPTGPNGAWIRYRNKFITPDNVQNGVAFWNQYQDALQRAQQVYGVPPEIIVGIIGVETRWGRVMGKTRLLDALATLSFSYPRRSAYFSGELETFLLMARTEQDDPLDLRGSFAGAMGYGQFMPSSYKQYAVDFNGDGHINLWDPVDAIGSVANYFKEHGWRAGENVAVPASGQAPALENGFKTKYPVSTLAASGLTPQGSLDGNNQVSLLRLDLGTSYQYWYGLPNFYAITRYNHSTHYAMAVWQLGEAVAKARQGSVF is encoded by the coding sequence ATGCGTTTTAAGGTTGCTCTTCTTCCGCTTATCACTCTGCTTGCTGCTTGCAGCAGTAAGCCTGCATCTCATCAGCAACCCGCCGTTGTTCCTGCACCTAAAGGCGGTTTTTTACTGGAGCCTTCCCACGCGATTCAGCCTATGTTTGGCGATTTTGCCGGTAATCCAGTTGCTGAGCAGTTCATTGACCAAATGGTGGCAAAGCACGGCTTTAATCGTGAGCAGCTGCACGCGGTCATTGGCCAGGCGAAGCGTCTCGATTACGTACTGCGTTTAATGGACCAGCAAGCTCCAAGCTATACGCCGCCAACCGGACCGAATGGCGCGTGGATTCGCTATCGCAATAAGTTTATTACGCCGGATAACGTGCAGAACGGCGTGGCATTCTGGAATCAGTATCAGGATGCACTGCAGCGTGCGCAGCAGGTCTACGGTGTGCCGCCGGAAATCATTGTTGGTATTATCGGTGTCGAAACGCGTTGGGGCCGGGTGATGGGCAAAACGCGCTTGCTGGATGCGCTGGCAACGCTGTCATTTAGCTATCCACGTCGTTCGGCCTACTTCAGCGGTGAGCTGGAGACCTTCCTGCTGATGGCGCGTACAGAACAAGATGATCCGCTGGATCTACGCGGGTCCTTTGCCGGTGCGATGGGTTATGGGCAGTTCATGCCATCCTCTTACAAGCAATATGCGGTTGATTTTAATGGTGATGGCCACATTAACCTGTGGGATCCGGTTGATGCGATTGGCAGCGTGGCCAATTACTTTAAAGAACACGGCTGGCGTGCTGGAGAAAATGTTGCGGTTCCTGCGAGCGGCCAGGCTCCAGCATTAGAGAATGGCTTCAAAACTAAATATCCCGTCAGCACCTTAGCGGCAAGTGGCCTGACGCCGCAAGGATCGCTGGACGGTAATAATCAGGTAAGTTTATTGCGTCTGGACCTCGGCACCAGCTACCAGTATTGGTATGGCCTGCCAAATTTCTATGCAATTACCCGCTATAACCACAGCACGCACTACGCAATGGCGGTGTGGCAACTGGGTGAAGCCGTCGCTAAAGCGCGTCAGGGCAGTGTCTTTTAA
- a CDS encoding AAA family ATPase: protein MKVDKLHIRSRFKNLENVKVDFDEDHLMTVVVGRNGSGKSNVLEALVAIFRNVDLGETPPFSYELIYRLGECHKPNQPSERWLEIIIDADPDRGTLAKQYEVRVRDLLIDATPKDIFDELPSGTLIPFSKFKRDKNGNAPYLPNYVFAYYSGPSDRLENHFKKHRTDFYRRLLEDKLDLKGDIRPLFYAKPHHSQFVLLAFFLSEHDSTEKAFLREHLGIEGLDSIHFVMRQPGWAKQKGELFWGARGVVRRFLDELIQHTLAPIKVVRQEDTSLTGNNIRNEFFHLFLPDVNALREFASDLSADELFKMLESTLLSEIISEVSIRVKVSSSKDPLTFRELSEGEQQLLTVLGLLKFTGGKDSLFLLDEPDTHLNPSWAVKYLKFLRDFVPNHETSHLLMVTHHPLAIAELKKEQVQVMKRDNEKQISAKMPDENPRGMGINLILRSDMFGLQTTLDDDTNHRLTSRNALAAKEILSKEKLVREQGFPPEDEEQYLARLNAQLEHLGFNLATDDPDYLEFLRNKYHAKHEENH from the coding sequence ATGAAAGTCGACAAACTACATATTCGCTCACGCTTTAAAAATCTTGAAAATGTGAAAGTGGACTTTGACGAAGACCATCTGATGACAGTAGTGGTGGGCCGTAATGGTTCAGGTAAATCCAACGTGCTTGAAGCCTTAGTGGCTATATTTCGTAACGTTGACCTTGGTGAAACTCCACCTTTTTCTTACGAGCTAATTTATCGATTGGGTGAGTGCCACAAACCCAATCAGCCCAGTGAACGATGGTTGGAAATAATCATTGATGCCGATCCAGATCGCGGCACTTTAGCAAAACAATATGAAGTTCGTGTGCGTGACCTTTTAATTGACGCTACACCAAAGGATATTTTTGATGAGCTGCCTTCAGGTACCCTCATCCCATTTTCAAAATTTAAACGGGATAAAAATGGTAATGCACCATACTTGCCGAACTATGTTTTTGCGTACTACTCAGGCCCAAGTGATCGTCTCGAAAACCATTTTAAAAAACACCGTACCGATTTTTATCGTAGGCTACTAGAAGATAAGCTGGATCTAAAAGGTGATATTCGACCATTATTTTATGCTAAACCTCATCATAGCCAATTTGTATTACTTGCTTTTTTCTTATCAGAGCATGACAGCACAGAAAAGGCGTTTTTGCGAGAACACTTAGGCATTGAAGGATTGGATAGTATTCATTTTGTGATGCGTCAGCCTGGGTGGGCTAAACAGAAGGGCGAATTATTTTGGGGAGCACGAGGCGTTGTTCGTCGCTTTTTGGATGAACTGATACAACACACCCTCGCGCCAATAAAAGTGGTTCGCCAAGAAGATACCTCGTTAACCGGTAATAATATTCGTAATGAATTTTTTCACCTATTTTTACCAGATGTAAACGCGCTACGCGAATTTGCAAGTGATCTCAGTGCCGACGAGCTATTTAAAATGCTCGAAAGTACTCTTCTGTCGGAAATTATCTCCGAAGTTAGCATACGAGTGAAAGTTTCTAGCAGCAAAGATCCTCTTACTTTCCGTGAACTAAGTGAAGGTGAACAACAACTACTAACCGTATTGGGTCTGCTCAAGTTCACTGGCGGTAAAGATTCCTTGTTTTTGCTCGACGAACCTGATACCCACCTGAACCCGTCATGGGCTGTTAAATACCTTAAATTCCTGCGTGATTTTGTACCTAATCACGAAACGAGTCACTTACTGATGGTTACTCATCATCCTCTAGCTATTGCAGAGCTTAAGAAAGAGCAAGTTCAGGTTATGAAACGCGATAATGAAAAGCAAATATCTGCCAAGATGCCTGATGAAAACCCGCGAGGAATGGGGATCAACTTAATTTTGCGTAGCGATATGTTTGGTCTGCAGACAACGCTCGACGATGATACTAACCATAGGCTTACCAGTAGGAATGCACTCGCTGCAAAGGAAATTTTATCTAAAGAGAAGTTAGTTCGCGAGCAAGGATTTCCACCTGAGGATGAAGAGCAATACTTAGCCAGGCTTAATGCGCAGCTCGAGCATTTGGGGTTCAACTTAGCAACAGATGACCCAGATTACCTTGAGTTTCTTCGTAATAAGTACCACGCTAAACATGAGGAAAATCATTAA
- a CDS encoding restriction endonuclease subunit S — MVATSLPWLIVQLGEVVPYGKTEKCELSDVTSDTWILELEDIEKDSSKIIQRLDASARPFKSTKNKFSKGDVLYGKLRPYLNKVVIADNSGVCSTEIIPLNAEPNICNRYLFYWLKNDKFIDYVNSVSYGVNMPRLGTQDGLVAPFVLAPLAEQKVIADKLDMLLAKVGSSKARLERIPEILKIFRQSVLTSAVNGKLTEAWRTLNSKLESKVRELPENNKTRRGLPDRVAFPDALNESNFPESWDVLSVASLLRKGAIIDIKDGNHGANHPKSLEFTEEGLPFITAAQMSEHGKIDYAGAPKISGKPLEKLKVGFSQAEDVIYSHKGTVGRVSIADRASVLSPQTTYIRLNQKYISNSYYSLMLKSYAFTSQVDAIKSQTTRDFVPITAHYSLFAVIPSIDEQIEIARRVEELFAYAEKIEQKIIYGLERVNNLTQSILAKAFRGELTADWRAANPELISGDNSAKALLEKIKAKREAIERQPKPKRCVIKKKTGSRMSRQIIKVVEALKQAGEPLSGQQLLAAAGYPSDSSTDQLEQFFLDVREALIIEESIVKLERGDDSQDWFALAKPPMNKAKS, encoded by the coding sequence ATGGTTGCGACTTCTCTACCATGGCTGATAGTTCAGCTGGGTGAAGTAGTTCCCTACGGTAAAACTGAAAAATGTGAATTATCTGACGTGACGAGCGACACTTGGATACTTGAGCTTGAAGATATAGAAAAAGATAGCTCGAAGATTATTCAACGGTTAGATGCAAGTGCACGACCATTTAAGAGCACAAAAAATAAATTCAGCAAAGGCGATGTCCTTTACGGAAAACTGCGACCTTACTTAAATAAAGTTGTCATTGCTGACAACTCTGGTGTTTGTTCGACTGAAATCATACCTCTAAATGCTGAACCAAATATTTGCAACCGATATCTTTTTTACTGGTTAAAAAACGATAAGTTTATAGATTATGTAAACTCTGTAAGCTATGGGGTGAATATGCCCCGGCTTGGAACTCAGGATGGATTAGTTGCCCCATTTGTTCTAGCTCCGCTAGCCGAACAAAAAGTTATAGCTGATAAACTCGACATGCTGTTGGCTAAAGTGGGAAGTTCTAAAGCCCGTCTCGAACGCATCCCTGAAATTCTAAAAATTTTCCGCCAATCAGTCCTCACCTCCGCAGTAAATGGGAAGTTAACGGAGGCGTGGAGAACTTTAAATTCAAAACTTGAATCAAAGGTTCGTGAATTGCCAGAAAACAATAAGACGCGAAGAGGGTTACCGGATAGGGTAGCTTTCCCTGATGCACTAAATGAATCTAATTTTCCTGAGAGCTGGGATGTACTGTCCGTAGCATCATTGTTACGCAAAGGCGCAATAATTGACATTAAAGATGGTAATCATGGGGCCAATCATCCTAAGTCTTTAGAGTTTACTGAAGAAGGACTTCCTTTCATTACCGCCGCTCAGATGAGTGAGCATGGAAAAATTGATTATGCTGGCGCTCCAAAGATTTCTGGAAAACCCTTGGAGAAGCTAAAAGTAGGTTTTTCCCAAGCTGAAGATGTCATTTATTCCCATAAGGGTACAGTAGGTAGGGTAAGTATCGCAGATAGAGCGTCTGTTTTAAGTCCTCAAACCACGTATATAAGATTAAACCAGAAATATATTTCGAACAGCTATTATTCGCTTATGCTCAAGTCTTACGCGTTTACGTCACAAGTAGATGCCATTAAATCCCAAACAACGAGAGATTTTGTTCCTATTACAGCACATTATTCTTTGTTTGCAGTTATTCCCTCCATCGATGAACAGATCGAAATTGCTCGCCGTGTGGAAGAACTTTTCGCTTATGCTGAAAAAATAGAACAAAAAATCATCTATGGGTTAGAGCGGGTCAATAATCTAACTCAATCCATTCTGGCTAAAGCTTTTCGTGGTGAACTCACTGCTGACTGGCGCGCAGCTAACCCAGAGTTAATCAGTGGCGACAACAGTGCTAAAGCTTTGCTTGAAAAAATTAAGGCCAAACGTGAAGCCATCGAGAGACAACCTAAACCAAAACGTTGCGTTATAAAAAAGAAGACAGGTAGCCGTATGAGCAGACAGATCATAAAAGTGGTTGAAGCTTTAAAACAGGCTGGAGAACCTCTTAGTGGCCAGCAATTGTTAGCCGCGGCTGGCTACCCCAGCGACAGCAGTACCGATCAATTGGAACAGTTCTTTTTGGATGTCCGTGAAGCTCTTATCATTGAAGAGTCTATTGTAAAGCTTGAGCGCGGTGACGACAGCCAGGATTGGTTTGCCTTAGCTAAACCACCTATGAATAAAGCTAAGAGCTAA
- a CDS encoding N-6 DNA methylase → MKQETIVQKIWNLCNILRGDGITYYQYVSELSYLLFLKIAQENGSEKLIPEGYRWADLESHSEAGLLGFYQEMLTHLGANVENEVVRAIYAFPTTVFSHSENLKAVVDGISKIEWHQIGKDGFGDLYSGLIDKSAQDTRSGAGQYFTPRPLVNTIVRLIQPNLGELIQDPATGSGGFLVSADSYIRNKCSREEYHANPPKYQGVEIEKNTRRICLMNTFLHDLDANIIYGDALTEDATALDEADVIVANPPFGNKAGGQRPLRNDIPFPNANKQLAFLQHIYLSLKAGGRAAVVLPDNVLFESGVGTDVRQDLMNKCNLHTILRLPTGIFYAHGVKTNVLFFTKGSAKNKYQEENCTESIWVYDLRTNMPNFGKRTPFGNSDIGFAPEDFGTDPHLGAFEKVFGGNNDGTSKRNEGEYSFGAQEIEVDEEAVEVNQDIDEYLAHSRWRCFSREWIANNKGDSLDISWLKDNNSVDAAGLPEPDLLARAAKEELEAALIELSGLLVALEGAE, encoded by the coding sequence ATGAAGCAAGAAACAATCGTTCAAAAAATTTGGAATCTATGTAACATACTGAGAGGTGACGGTATCACCTATTACCAGTATGTATCTGAACTAAGCTACCTGTTGTTTCTTAAGATTGCTCAGGAAAATGGTTCAGAAAAACTGATACCAGAAGGCTATCGATGGGCTGATCTCGAGTCTCATTCAGAAGCAGGATTATTAGGCTTCTATCAAGAAATGCTAACCCATTTGGGAGCAAATGTTGAAAATGAAGTTGTAAGAGCGATCTACGCGTTTCCTACGACAGTTTTCTCCCATTCCGAAAATCTAAAAGCTGTTGTAGATGGTATTTCAAAAATAGAGTGGCACCAAATAGGGAAAGATGGGTTTGGTGACCTCTACAGCGGTTTAATTGATAAAAGTGCCCAGGACACTCGTTCTGGAGCAGGGCAGTACTTCACACCACGTCCTTTGGTTAACACTATAGTAAGATTAATACAACCGAACCTAGGGGAGCTAATCCAAGACCCTGCTACAGGAAGTGGTGGTTTCTTAGTTTCTGCTGATAGTTATATTCGAAACAAATGCTCTCGTGAAGAGTACCATGCTAACCCTCCCAAATATCAAGGGGTAGAAATAGAGAAAAATACTCGTCGAATTTGCTTAATGAATACATTCTTGCATGATTTAGACGCGAACATTATTTATGGCGATGCATTGACCGAAGATGCAACGGCGTTGGATGAGGCAGATGTAATTGTTGCCAACCCCCCCTTTGGAAATAAAGCTGGGGGGCAGCGTCCTTTACGAAACGACATTCCATTTCCTAATGCAAACAAGCAACTCGCTTTTTTGCAGCATATTTATTTGAGTCTTAAAGCTGGCGGCCGAGCTGCTGTTGTGTTACCTGATAACGTGTTATTTGAATCTGGTGTCGGTACCGATGTTCGTCAAGATTTAATGAATAAGTGCAACTTGCATACTATCTTGCGCCTTCCAACTGGTATTTTTTATGCCCATGGCGTCAAAACTAATGTGTTGTTTTTCACCAAAGGTTCTGCCAAAAATAAATATCAGGAAGAAAACTGTACTGAGAGCATCTGGGTGTACGACTTGCGAACTAATATGCCCAATTTTGGTAAGCGAACACCCTTTGGTAATTCTGATATTGGCTTTGCGCCAGAAGATTTTGGCACAGACCCACATCTCGGAGCATTCGAAAAAGTATTTGGTGGCAATAATGATGGAACCAGCAAGCGTAATGAAGGTGAATACAGCTTTGGTGCACAAGAGATTGAAGTAGATGAAGAGGCCGTAGAAGTAAACCAGGATATTGATGAGTACCTCGCCCATTCTCGTTGGCGCTGCTTTAGCCGTGAGTGGATTGCCAACAACAAAGGCGACTCACTGGATATCTCTTGGTTGAAAGACAACAACAGCGTAGATGCAGCTGGTTTACCCGAACCGGACCTATTGGCACGGGCGGCAAAAGAAGAATTGGAAGCTGCACTGATTGAGCTGAGTGGTTTACTGGTCGCATTGGAAGGGGCTGAATAA
- a CDS encoding helix-turn-helix domain-containing protein, translating into MKKNISPLELGQHLTLVRERAGIKQAELARKVTWSATVLSRIESGDRSVDAGELSMLLEAIDTPEALRLRTIIERDWQVMERPSLDHPDQDLLWSAEEVAKQLIELAQRPDTKHAFERRLSTYVDELKASASLLLKREHQVAFIGSIGIGKSTAICRLTGLEVSVTETSPLAPVLEAGAGGITVCEVHLRQGPGYGLLIEPTSDDAIRSHVSDFAEYIKGNVSQGITGEESQGISKEIERAIRNLAGLRISKSKGEDGKVVRSDEAKELAKTHGSTREVVVEILSRMELPRRDRRDVWYDASTGKEPLNWLKDTFEEVNNGRHPEFTLPARIEVIVPKQLLPINDLSVRFIDTKGIDRTAARSDLEGLLYDPHTLAILCSGFNNAPAAEARLLLERAKDAGVRDLIQKAALLVLPRSGEALEVKDEVGLKVESVEEGYELKHEQISMSLAPLGLSELAVGFFDSRQDDPALFQSFLSDQLDNVRRSFGQQLDEIISNAKVLLQNYEQAQTQEVIRQAAQQLRTWINRHRSPEHLNLRVQDSLIEQLGHAYAATIRASVNRDGDWYNLNFGHHLGYGARKIAVQSLHSAVLGFTEICQNMAVTPDLEEAAELLGQSQRLLQTAYDELLTKIQIMGQTSFREELKQDRDFWTSCQREWGLGSGYKVRIVSHSGNWFKNPEKKQLEDELWSMIQREWNLALNRVESLLVTDE; encoded by the coding sequence ATGAAAAAAAATATTTCCCCTTTAGAGTTGGGCCAGCATCTAACACTCGTTCGTGAGCGTGCCGGTATCAAGCAAGCTGAACTTGCCCGTAAGGTAACTTGGAGTGCAACAGTTTTATCTCGTATTGAAAGCGGAGATCGTTCGGTTGATGCCGGCGAGCTATCCATGTTATTAGAGGCTATAGATACTCCAGAAGCCCTAAGACTACGCACAATTATCGAGCGAGACTGGCAGGTAATGGAACGTCCAAGCTTGGATCATCCAGATCAAGATCTTTTATGGTCTGCAGAAGAAGTAGCTAAACAATTAATAGAGTTAGCCCAAAGGCCCGATACGAAGCATGCTTTTGAACGTCGTTTATCTACTTACGTAGATGAGCTAAAGGCTTCAGCAAGTCTGTTGCTCAAACGCGAGCATCAGGTTGCTTTTATAGGAAGTATTGGTATTGGCAAATCTACTGCAATCTGCAGACTTACAGGTCTTGAGGTATCAGTGACTGAAACAAGCCCTCTAGCCCCCGTACTTGAGGCTGGTGCTGGCGGTATTACTGTTTGTGAAGTACATCTAAGACAGGGGCCGGGTTACGGTCTTCTAATTGAACCAACATCAGATGATGCCATTCGCTCCCATGTATCTGATTTTGCAGAATATATTAAAGGCAATGTCTCCCAAGGCATTACCGGAGAAGAATCACAGGGCATTTCAAAAGAAATAGAAAGGGCTATTCGTAACTTAGCAGGATTACGCATTAGTAAAAGCAAGGGAGAAGACGGAAAAGTTGTCCGTAGCGATGAAGCTAAAGAGCTTGCGAAAACACATGGAAGCACCCGCGAGGTTGTAGTCGAAATACTTTCTAGAATGGAACTGCCTCGCCGTGACCGTCGAGATGTCTGGTACGATGCCAGCACAGGAAAAGAGCCTTTAAATTGGTTAAAAGATACATTTGAGGAAGTTAATAATGGGCGTCATCCGGAGTTTACACTCCCTGCTCGTATAGAGGTAATTGTACCGAAGCAGTTGCTTCCTATTAATGATCTATCGGTGCGCTTCATTGATACTAAAGGCATTGATCGCACCGCTGCACGATCTGACCTTGAAGGCCTGCTTTATGATCCTCATACGCTGGCAATCCTTTGTTCTGGCTTTAACAATGCCCCAGCAGCGGAGGCCAGATTACTGCTAGAGCGAGCCAAAGATGCTGGTGTTCGCGATCTTATCCAAAAAGCAGCTTTACTAGTCCTCCCTCGTTCTGGTGAAGCACTTGAAGTAAAAGATGAAGTAGGATTGAAAGTTGAGAGTGTTGAAGAGGGCTATGAGCTAAAACATGAACAAATATCTATGAGTTTAGCTCCTCTAGGATTATCTGAATTAGCAGTTGGCTTCTTTGATTCTCGTCAGGATGATCCAGCACTGTTCCAATCTTTCCTCTCAGATCAATTGGACAATGTACGCCGATCTTTCGGTCAACAATTAGACGAAATTATCAGCAACGCCAAAGTTCTTCTGCAAAACTATGAGCAGGCGCAAACCCAAGAAGTCATCCGTCAAGCAGCTCAACAATTGAGAACTTGGATAAATCGTCATCGTTCACCTGAACATTTGAATCTACGCGTGCAAGATAGTCTTATTGAGCAATTGGGTCACGCTTACGCCGCAACAATAAGAGCTTCTGTAAATCGAGATGGTGATTGGTACAACTTGAACTTCGGTCATCATTTAGGATACGGGGCTAGAAAAATTGCAGTTCAATCACTTCACTCTGCAGTATTAGGGTTTACTGAAATTTGTCAGAACATGGCCGTCACTCCTGATCTAGAAGAGGCAGCAGAATTACTTGGGCAATCCCAGCGCTTACTTCAGACAGCCTATGATGAATTGCTTACAAAAATCCAGATCATGGGCCAAACCTCCTTCCGTGAAGAGTTAAAGCAGGATAGAGATTTCTGGACCAGTTGCCAGAGAGAGTGGGGGCTGGGAAGTGGCTATAAGGTTAGAATTGTTTCGCATAGTGGAAACTGGTTTAAAAATCCTGAGAAAAAGCAATTAGAGGATGAACTGTGGTCAATGATTCAACGCGAATGGAACTTAGCTCTTAATCGGGTTGAATCGTTGCTCGTTACTGATGAATAA
- a CDS encoding helix-turn-helix transcriptional regulator, with the protein MTTIRIIKVPEVLERCALSRATLYRLLERGEFPVQVRLSTRSVGFYEHEVNQWLDERKRVK; encoded by the coding sequence ATGACCACAATTCGTATCATCAAAGTCCCGGAAGTTCTTGAGCGTTGTGCTTTGAGCAGGGCGACACTTTATCGCTTGTTGGAGCGCGGAGAATTTCCGGTGCAGGTTCGCCTCAGCACGCGGTCTGTAGGCTTCTACGAGCATGAAGTGAATCAATGGCTGGATGAGCGTAAGCGCGTCAAGTAA
- a CDS encoding tyrosine-type recombinase/integrase → MSGAALHQVVPVVQTTVFEAYINGLAPYGRRGITSLLNRSASILKRGADADNYQWEQLSFAAVAKVRAALLDDGYAVSSVNMALSALRGVAQTAFNLNCMNAETLARIRSVKRVNGDIQRKGRALNKQEIRALIQTAKQHPLPVRRCRDVAIVLTLCGTGLRAGELVKLERRDYDNGILTVRQGKGRKYREIHVAAAVDKAIRAWLKVSANEAENALFSRIQRNGKAVSSSLTTTGLTGILAELQQTSDIARFSPHDMRRTFITRLLDQGVDINIVRQLAGHRDISTTIRYDFRNKVTQCNASKSINIF, encoded by the coding sequence ATGAGCGGGGCTGCGTTACATCAGGTCGTGCCGGTAGTGCAAACAACCGTGTTTGAAGCGTATATCAACGGTCTTGCTCCCTATGGACGACGTGGGATCACCAGCCTGTTAAACCGCAGCGCCAGTATACTTAAACGCGGTGCGGATGCAGATAATTACCAATGGGAGCAGCTTAGCTTCGCCGCCGTCGCCAAAGTGCGCGCGGCACTACTGGATGACGGTTACGCCGTGTCGTCGGTCAACATGGCGTTATCAGCGCTGCGGGGTGTGGCGCAGACGGCTTTTAACCTGAATTGCATGAATGCCGAAACGCTGGCACGTATCCGGTCAGTTAAGCGCGTGAACGGCGATATTCAGCGTAAGGGGAGGGCGTTAAACAAGCAGGAAATCCGGGCACTGATTCAGACAGCAAAACAGCATCCGCTACCGGTACGTCGCTGCCGAGATGTCGCCATTGTGCTGACACTTTGCGGAACGGGCCTCCGGGCCGGGGAGTTGGTTAAACTTGAGCGCCGGGACTATGACAACGGCATACTGACGGTGAGGCAGGGTAAGGGGAGGAAATACCGGGAAATTCATGTGGCGGCAGCGGTAGATAAAGCCATCCGCGCGTGGTTGAAAGTCAGCGCAAACGAAGCTGAAAACGCTCTGTTCAGCCGTATTCAGCGTAATGGCAAAGCCGTCAGTTCTTCCCTGACTACGACCGGCTTAACGGGTATTCTGGCGGAATTACAGCAAACGTCAGACATAGCACGTTTTTCCCCGCATGACATGCGACGCACATTTATCACCCGTCTACTAGATCAGGGTGTTGATATTAATATCGTGCGACAATTGGCAGGGCATCGAGATATTTCAACAACTATTCGATATGACTTTCGTAATAAAGTCACGCAGTGTAATGCAAGTAAGTCTATAAATATTTTTTAA